In Acidobacteriota bacterium, the following proteins share a genomic window:
- a CDS encoding amino acid adenylation domain-containing protein — MSLAGKGLEGKSLEGLTAEQKKKLLAQLLAQRQQPQSFQPSFAQQRLWFLDQLEEGDGATYNNYIAVEARGRLQPEALERAFREVVRRHESLRTRFAMEDGKPVQLVEKRLRIPLPLVDLSALAAADAQRAQEEVERLATVASRRTFDLTRLPLLRHTLVRLAPEEHVVLLSLHHIVSDGWSMGVLIHELGVLYDAFVRGEESPLPPLPIQYVDFAQWQREHLDGGVLERQLGYWKQQLADLPVLELPTDRPRPPVQTLRGRTFVGELWPGDREALKGVGQLAGASLFMVGLAVFNVLLARYSGQRDLPVGAPVANRDRLELEGLIGLLINTLVLRTDASGDPSFVELLERVRRTCVDAYGNQDLPFELLVDRLGIARDMSRPALAQVVFRLEPFRPEEQTLRDLVLQPVLADNDTAKFDLTLVLGESAKGYYVTLEYNSDLYDDATARRMVAHYERLLLAVCESPEESIGRLSMLSEGEREQLLAWNPGASELSASRLERLPLHELFARRAVQTPEAPAVTFRDRTLSYGELDAQANRLAHRLRQLGVGPEVPVALLLERGPEMVTAILAVLKAGGAYVPLDPAYPPQRLAFVVQDSGAALVITETALADLLSSEETSGGSSTPRLVLDQEDLGSFPATAPAPLATRDSLAYVIYTSGSTGRPKGVLIPHSHPVDLFAATEPWFEPGPEDVWTLFHSFAFDFSVWELWGALLYGGRLVVVPYEVSRSPEAFLRLLRAQGVTMLSQTPSAFQALVRQEAGVVDDPAEEPAEHGPLALRAVVFGGEALEARSLAPWVQRHGDEAPRLINMYGITETTVHVTYRRLRREDVLGKTDPGIGEAIPDQSLRILEPPFFQAGEPSPIGVPGELCVGGGRLARGYLGRPALTAQRFVPDPTSGDPGARLYRSGDRGCYRADGSVEYLGRIDQQLKLRGFRIEAGEVEAALLEHPAVSAAVVTVHSGDAGDPRLVAYLVVPEGTSPEVESQARELARERLPEYMVPAAYVRLSELPLTANGKVDRKRLPAPGAQAVVRGEVVPPQGAVEEKVAAIWGEVLGLDEVGTEDTFFDLGGHSLLMVQVHEKLRQAFPQEVTMLDLFRHPTVASLAAFLEQAEGAAGEGPSAPEPASVGQGYSRAEQRKRSARRPARRPARRPVRRRGDRGGTAGEEDG, encoded by the coding sequence ATGAGCCTGGCGGGTAAGGGCCTAGAGGGCAAGAGCCTGGAGGGGCTGACGGCGGAGCAGAAGAAGAAGCTCCTGGCCCAGCTGCTGGCCCAGCGCCAGCAGCCGCAGAGTTTCCAGCCGTCCTTCGCCCAGCAGCGGCTGTGGTTTCTCGATCAGCTGGAGGAAGGCGACGGCGCCACCTACAACAACTACATCGCCGTGGAGGCTCGCGGCAGGCTGCAGCCGGAGGCGCTGGAACGGGCCTTCCGCGAGGTGGTGCGGCGCCACGAGTCTTTGCGCACCCGCTTCGCCATGGAGGACGGCAAGCCGGTGCAGCTGGTGGAGAAGCGCCTGCGCATCCCCTTGCCGCTGGTGGATCTGTCGGCGCTGGCGGCGGCGGATGCGCAACGAGCCCAAGAGGAAGTGGAGCGGCTGGCGACGGTGGCCTCCCGCCGGACCTTCGATCTCACCCGCCTGCCCCTGCTCCGCCACACCCTGGTGCGGCTGGCGCCGGAGGAGCACGTGGTGCTGCTGAGCCTGCACCACATCGTCTCCGACGGCTGGTCCATGGGCGTGTTGATCCACGAGCTGGGGGTGCTCTACGACGCCTTCGTCCGCGGTGAGGAGTCGCCGCTTCCGCCCCTGCCGATCCAATACGTGGACTTCGCCCAATGGCAGCGGGAGCATCTGGACGGCGGCGTGTTGGAGCGCCAGCTGGGCTATTGGAAGCAGCAGTTGGCAGACCTGCCGGTGCTCGAGCTGCCCACCGACCGGCCGCGGCCGCCGGTGCAGACCCTGCGCGGCCGCACCTTCGTCGGCGAGCTGTGGCCCGGCGATCGGGAAGCCCTCAAAGGCGTCGGCCAGCTCGCCGGCGCCTCCCTCTTCATGGTCGGTCTGGCGGTGTTCAACGTGCTGCTGGCCCGCTATTCCGGCCAGCGGGACCTGCCCGTGGGGGCGCCGGTGGCCAACCGCGACCGGCTGGAGCTGGAGGGGCTCATCGGCCTGCTCATCAACACTCTGGTGCTGCGCACGGATGCCAGCGGTGACCCCAGCTTTGTGGAGCTTCTGGAACGGGTGCGGCGAACCTGCGTCGACGCCTACGGCAACCAGGACCTGCCCTTCGAGCTGCTGGTGGACCGCCTGGGCATCGCCCGAGACATGAGCCGGCCGGCGCTGGCCCAGGTGGTCTTTCGCCTCGAGCCCTTCCGGCCCGAGGAACAGACTCTTCGAGACCTGGTGCTCCAGCCGGTGCTGGCGGACAACGACACGGCGAAATTCGATCTCACCCTGGTGCTGGGAGAGTCGGCCAAGGGCTATTACGTCACCCTGGAATACAACTCGGATCTCTACGACGACGCCACCGCCCGGCGCATGGTGGCCCATTACGAACGGCTGCTGCTGGCGGTGTGCGAGAGCCCGGAAGAGTCCATCGGCCGGCTGTCCATGCTCTCGGAGGGGGAGCGGGAGCAGCTTCTGGCGTGGAATCCTGGGGCCAGCGAGCTCTCGGCTTCGCGGTTGGAGCGTCTTCCCCTGCACGAGCTCTTCGCCCGTCGGGCGGTGCAGACCCCCGAGGCTCCGGCGGTGACCTTCCGGGACCGCACCCTGAGCTACGGCGAGCTCGACGCCCAGGCCAATCGCCTGGCCCATCGGCTGCGGCAGCTGGGGGTGGGGCCGGAGGTGCCGGTGGCGCTGCTGCTCGAGCGCGGGCCGGAGATGGTGACGGCGATCCTGGCGGTGCTCAAGGCCGGGGGTGCCTACGTGCCCCTGGATCCCGCCTATCCGCCCCAGCGCCTGGCCTTCGTGGTCCAGGACTCCGGCGCCGCGCTGGTGATCACCGAGACGGCGCTGGCGGATCTGCTGAGCTCGGAGGAGACCTCCGGCGGGTCCTCGACGCCGCGGCTGGTTCTCGATCAAGAAGATCTCGGCTCTTTCCCCGCCACCGCCCCGGCTCCGTTGGCCACGAGGGATTCCTTGGCCTACGTCATCTACACCTCCGGCTCCACCGGCCGGCCCAAGGGGGTGCTCATCCCCCACTCCCATCCGGTGGACCTCTTCGCGGCCACCGAGCCGTGGTTCGAACCGGGGCCGGAGGACGTATGGACCCTCTTCCACTCCTTCGCCTTCGATTTCTCGGTGTGGGAGCTGTGGGGAGCCTTGCTCTACGGCGGCCGCCTGGTGGTGGTGCCCTACGAGGTGAGCCGTTCGCCGGAGGCCTTCCTGCGGCTGCTGCGGGCCCAGGGGGTGACGATGCTCAGCCAGACGCCGTCGGCCTTCCAGGCCCTCGTTCGTCAAGAAGCTGGTGTGGTGGACGACCCGGCCGAAGAGCCGGCGGAGCACGGGCCCTTGGCGCTGCGGGCGGTGGTCTTCGGCGGCGAGGCCCTGGAGGCCCGGTCGCTGGCTCCCTGGGTCCAGCGCCACGGCGATGAGGCTCCGCGATTGATCAACATGTACGGCATCACCGAGACCACCGTGCACGTCACCTATCGGCGGCTGCGGCGGGAGGACGTCTTGGGGAAGACCGACCCCGGCATCGGCGAGGCGATTCCCGATCAAAGCCTGCGCATCCTGGAGCCGCCGTTCTTCCAGGCCGGGGAGCCCTCTCCCATCGGAGTGCCCGGCGAGCTCTGCGTCGGCGGTGGACGGCTGGCCCGGGGTTATTTGGGGCGCCCGGCCCTCACCGCCCAACGCTTCGTGCCGGATCCCACCTCCGGCGACCCCGGGGCCCGCCTCTATCGTTCCGGCGACCGCGGCTGCTACCGCGCCGACGGTTCGGTGGAATACCTCGGGCGCATCGACCAGCAGCTCAAATTGCGTGGCTTCCGCATCGAGGCGGGGGAGGTGGAGGCGGCGCTGTTGGAGCATCCGGCGGTGAGCGCGGCGGTGGTGACAGTGCATTCGGGAGACGCTGGTGATCCTCGCCTGGTGGCCTACCTGGTGGTGCCGGAGGGCACCTCCCCGGAGGTGGAGAGCCAGGCTCGAGAGCTGGCCCGGGAGCGGCTGCCGGAGTACATGGTGCCGGCGGCCTACGTGCGGCTGTCGGAGCTGCCCCTCACCGCCAACGGCAAGGTGGACCGCAAGCGCTTGCCGGCCCCCGGAGCCCAGGCGGTGGTGCGCGGCGAGGTGGTGCCCCCCCAGGGGGCCGTGGAGGAGAAGGTCGCCGCCATCTGGGGCGAGGTGCTGGGTCTCGACGAGGTAGGGACGGAGGATACCTTCTTCGACCTCGGCGGCCATTCGCTGCTGATGGTGCAGGTGCACGAGAAGCTTCGCCAGGCCTTCCCGCAGGAGGTCACCATGCTCGATCTCTTCCGGCACCCGACGGTGGCCAGCCTGGCGGCCTTCCTGGAGCAGGCGGAAGGCGCCGCGGGCGAAGGCCCGTCCGCCCCGGAACCGGCGTCGGTGGGCCAGGGCTACAGCCGGGCGGAGCAGCGCAAGCGCTCGGCTCGTCGTCCAGCCCGGCGTCCAGCTCGTCGTCCAGTTCGGCGCCGCGGCGATAGGGGCGGGACGGCCGGGGAGGAGGACGGATGA
- a CDS encoding amino acid adenylation domain-containing protein, which yields MSRETPVEEPAIDPKNLSAEQKRELLARLLAKKKARGQGAEQGPEAAQEAAAAPPEPQTFPLSFAQQRLWFLDQLDPGNPAYNNYVTVDVKGALDTAVLERAVAHVVERHEGLRTAFAYRGEEPVQSIEEAPRGRRRVRLPVIDLEGLDPTELDSGRRDFGTRRREATRLAVAEAARPFDLERPPLLRAALARHHREHHALMLTVHHIVSDGWSVTLLIREVAQLYAAFAAGQPSPLPPLPIQPVDFAQWQRDRLSGERRSRQLDFWRRRLEGLEPLELPADRPRPPAPTGRGLRVRSLHGGETVQLLEELGGRRDSSLFMTLLSVFAVLLARLGGSTDLALGTPVSHRDRRELEGMLGLLINTLVLRVELDPRLPFDQLLARVRDRCLEAYEHQEVPFELLVDELVQDRDLSRPPLVQVMFQLDQHEHLMEGAEQLPGLKLIPQETDSGTAKLDLSLILERKGDELAVIVEIDQDLFDRTTGLRFLHGYSRLLHAVLERPEAPLGELQLLSAPERHQLLREWNHRPRLPKVDSSGSPDAFAALALRGAVLLGDPSATALVGAGEEWTYSQLACRTRLLARWLRSQGVERGTLVALCLERSPAMVAAALAVLAAGGAYLPLDPAHPAARTALVFEDAMPALLLTDEGSQGNLPQGSWTILHLDQGEPREILSGELDSQDAADDTEALGDATESDLAYVIYTSGSTGRPKGVEVPRSGLAAFLRSMARRPGLGAGDTLMAVTTLAFDIAALELFLPLTVGARTVVATAAEAGDGAGLSELLQRTCATVVQGTPATWRLLLEAGWRREGGLKKALCGGEALPRELAESLLELGLEVWNLYGPTETTVWSAVDAVRSGEPWVAFGGPLHGTTLQVLDGGLRPVPLGAVGELYIGGAGVTRGYRHRPALTAERFLPDPLAAQDGEASGARMYRTGDLVRWLPDGRLRFLARVDHQIKLRGYRIELGEIESALASLSSEQEGAIRRAPIQGVAVALRTTTAGEPALVAYVVSPELQKLEPEEQVRCREEWRQELTRRLPGYMVPSFFVLLDQLPTTASGKLDRRALPQPEAPAADRRREPPATETEERLAEIWGEILGLDELGVEESFFTLGGHSLLAVRMLSRVSSRLEVELPVQAVFDAPTVRRLAARVDALRWARQAPEEDLGDDREEFEL from the coding sequence ATGAGCCGAGAGACTCCGGTGGAAGAGCCGGCCATCGACCCCAAGAACCTCAGCGCGGAGCAGAAGCGCGAGCTCCTGGCACGGCTGCTGGCCAAGAAGAAGGCTCGAGGGCAGGGAGCGGAACAGGGTCCGGAGGCTGCGCAGGAGGCTGCGGCAGCTCCCCCCGAGCCCCAGACCTTCCCCCTCTCCTTCGCCCAGCAACGGCTGTGGTTTCTGGATCAGCTGGATCCGGGCAATCCGGCCTACAACAACTACGTGACGGTGGACGTCAAGGGCGCGCTGGACACGGCGGTGCTCGAACGAGCCGTGGCCCACGTGGTGGAACGCCACGAGGGATTGCGCACCGCCTTCGCCTACCGCGGGGAAGAGCCGGTACAGAGCATCGAGGAGGCCCCGCGAGGGCGCCGCCGAGTGCGCCTGCCGGTGATCGATCTCGAGGGTTTGGATCCGACGGAACTGGATTCCGGGAGACGGGACTTTGGGACACGGCGGCGGGAAGCGACCCGGCTGGCGGTGGCGGAGGCCGCCCGGCCCTTCGATCTCGAGCGCCCGCCCTTGCTGCGGGCGGCCCTGGCCCGTCACCATCGGGAGCACCACGCCCTGATGTTGACGGTGCACCACATCGTCTCCGACGGCTGGTCCGTGACCTTGTTGATTCGCGAGGTCGCCCAGCTCTACGCCGCCTTCGCCGCCGGTCAGCCCTCGCCGTTGCCGCCGTTGCCCATCCAGCCGGTGGACTTTGCCCAATGGCAGCGGGATCGGCTCTCCGGCGAACGCCGGTCACGCCAGCTGGACTTCTGGCGCCGGCGGCTGGAAGGTCTGGAGCCCTTGGAGCTGCCGGCGGATCGCCCTCGCCCGCCGGCCCCCACCGGTCGCGGGCTGCGGGTGCGCAGCCTCCATGGCGGCGAGACCGTCCAGCTGCTGGAGGAGCTCGGCGGCCGCCGCGACAGCTCCCTCTTCATGACCCTGCTCTCGGTCTTTGCGGTGTTGCTGGCCCGGCTGGGTGGAAGCACCGACCTGGCTCTCGGCACCCCCGTCAGCCACCGGGACCGGCGCGAGCTGGAGGGCATGTTGGGACTGCTCATCAACACCCTGGTGCTGCGGGTGGAGCTCGATCCCAGGCTGCCCTTCGACCAGCTCCTGGCGCGGGTGCGGGATCGCTGCCTGGAGGCCTACGAGCACCAGGAAGTGCCCTTCGAGCTGCTGGTGGACGAGCTGGTGCAGGACCGCGACCTCAGCCGCCCGCCGCTGGTACAGGTGATGTTCCAGCTCGACCAGCACGAGCATCTGATGGAGGGAGCGGAGCAGCTGCCGGGGCTCAAGCTGATTCCCCAGGAGACCGACTCCGGCACCGCCAAGCTCGACCTCAGCCTGATTTTGGAGCGCAAGGGGGACGAGCTGGCGGTGATCGTGGAGATCGACCAAGACCTCTTCGACCGCACCACCGGGCTGCGCTTTCTGCACGGCTACTCGCGGCTGCTGCACGCGGTGCTGGAACGGCCGGAGGCTCCCCTGGGAGAGCTCCAGCTGCTCTCGGCGCCGGAGCGCCATCAGCTGCTGCGGGAGTGGAATCATCGTCCGCGGCTGCCGAAGGTCGATTCTTCGGGCTCTCCGGACGCCTTCGCGGCGCTGGCGCTGCGCGGGGCGGTGCTGCTGGGCGATCCGTCGGCGACGGCGTTGGTGGGAGCCGGCGAGGAATGGACTTACTCTCAGCTGGCGTGTCGCACCCGGCTCCTGGCCCGCTGGCTGAGGAGCCAGGGCGTGGAACGGGGCACGCTGGTGGCTCTCTGTCTCGAACGCAGCCCCGCCATGGTGGCTGCTGCGCTGGCGGTGCTCGCCGCCGGTGGTGCCTACCTGCCCCTGGACCCGGCCCATCCCGCCGCCCGCACAGCGCTGGTCTTTGAGGATGCGATGCCGGCGCTGCTGCTCACCGACGAGGGCTCGCAGGGGAACTTGCCCCAAGGGTCTTGGACAATCCTGCACCTCGACCAGGGCGAGCCCCGGGAGATCTTGAGCGGTGAGCTGGACAGCCAAGACGCGGCTGACGACACCGAAGCTCTCGGGGATGCTACGGAGTCAGACCTGGCCTATGTCATCTACACCTCCGGTTCCACCGGCCGGCCCAAGGGGGTGGAGGTGCCCCGGAGCGGTCTCGCCGCCTTCCTGCGCTCCATGGCTCGCCGCCCCGGTCTCGGCGCCGGCGACACCCTGATGGCGGTGACCACCCTGGCCTTCGACATCGCCGCCTTGGAGCTCTTCCTGCCGCTGACGGTGGGAGCCCGGACGGTGGTGGCCACTGCCGCCGAGGCGGGGGATGGTGCGGGGCTGTCAGAGCTGCTGCAGCGGACCTGCGCCACCGTTGTTCAGGGCACCCCTGCCACCTGGCGGCTGCTGCTGGAGGCAGGGTGGAGGAGAGAGGGTGGTCTGAAGAAGGCCCTGTGCGGCGGCGAGGCTTTGCCCCGAGAGCTGGCGGAGTCATTGTTGGAGCTGGGACTGGAGGTGTGGAACCTCTACGGTCCCACCGAGACCACCGTCTGGTCCGCCGTCGACGCGGTGCGCTCAGGGGAACCCTGGGTGGCTTTCGGCGGCCCTCTCCACGGCACGACCCTCCAAGTGCTCGACGGTGGGCTACGGCCGGTGCCCCTGGGGGCGGTGGGGGAGCTCTACATCGGCGGCGCCGGGGTGACCCGCGGCTACCGGCACCGCCCGGCCCTCACCGCCGAGCGCTTCCTGCCGGATCCGCTGGCGGCGCAGGATGGAGAAGCCTCCGGCGCCCGCATGTACCGCACCGGCGATCTGGTGCGCTGGCTGCCGGACGGCCGGCTGCGCTTCCTGGCGCGGGTGGATCATCAGATCAAGCTGCGGGGCTACCGCATCGAGCTGGGGGAGATCGAGAGCGCTCTGGCGTCCCTGTCTTCGGAGCAGGAAGGGGCGATTCGGAGAGCACCGATTCAAGGAGTCGCCGTGGCGTTGCGCACCACGACGGCGGGCGAGCCGGCGCTGGTGGCCTACGTGGTGAGCCCGGAGCTCCAGAAGCTGGAGCCGGAGGAGCAGGTGCGGTGCCGGGAGGAGTGGCGCCAGGAGCTCACCCGGCGGCTGCCCGGCTACATGGTGCCGAGCTTCTTCGTGCTCTTGGATCAGCTCCCCACCACCGCCAGCGGCAAGCTCGACCGCCGGGCACTGCCCCAGCCCGAGGCGCCGGCTGCGGATCGCCGGCGAGAGCCTCCGGCGACGGAGACCGAGGAACGGCTGGCGGAGATCTGGGGCGAGATCCTGGGCCTCGACGAGCTGGGGGTGGAAGAGAGCTTCTTCACCCTCGGTGGCCACTCCTTGCTGGCGGTGCGCATGCTCAGCCGGGTGAGCTCGCGGCTGGAGGTGGAGCTGCCGGTGCAAGCGGTCTTCGACGCCCCCACCGTGCGCCGGCTGGCGGCACGGGTGGATGCTCTGCGCTGGGCTCGCCAGGCCCCCGAAGAAGACTTGGGGGACGACCGGGAGGAGTTCGAGCTATGA